A region from the Flavobacteriales bacterium genome encodes:
- a CDS encoding OmpA family protein, which yields MNLLRHTPAAVLLSLLFAACVPQRKYQEMSDRYETMQRENEAALAKANAAEAKSTELQAELDERKLRSDRLQNDTMVLGTSLRTMTGQYDRINKLNNELLEKYNALLAGDRSENRKLLTDLEATRLALQTREDSLARLGQRINEKQAQLAEREAALGALQAEIARKDEAMKALKDRVSKALTGFEGKGLTVTQKDGKIYVSLDNKLLFATGSTAVDAKGKEALVNLAKAIENEKDLNVLVEGHTDTDKVLGSGGGYKDNWDLSVLRATSVVRILQENSKMDPLRITAAGRGEYMPVDPADKAKNRRIEVILAPDLKELYKLVGEQ from the coding sequence ATGAACCTGCTCCGCCATACCCCCGCCGCCGTTCTTCTCAGCCTGCTGTTCGCCGCGTGCGTGCCCCAGCGCAAGTACCAGGAAATGAGCGACCGCTATGAAACCATGCAGCGCGAGAACGAAGCCGCCCTGGCCAAGGCGAATGCCGCGGAAGCCAAGAGCACCGAGCTGCAGGCCGAACTGGACGAGCGCAAACTGCGCAGCGACCGCCTGCAGAACGACACGATGGTTTTGGGCACCAGTTTGCGCACCATGACGGGACAGTACGATCGCATCAACAAACTGAACAACGAGTTGCTGGAGAAGTACAACGCACTGCTGGCAGGCGATCGGAGCGAGAACCGCAAGCTGCTCACCGACCTGGAAGCCACGCGCCTTGCACTGCAAACGCGCGAGGATTCCCTGGCTCGGCTCGGGCAGCGCATCAACGAGAAGCAGGCACAACTGGCGGAGCGCGAAGCGGCCTTGGGCGCACTGCAAGCCGAGATCGCCAGGAAGGACGAGGCCATGAAAGCACTGAAGGACCGCGTGAGCAAAGCGCTCACCGGGTTCGAGGGCAAGGGCCTTACGGTGACACAGAAGGACGGCAAGATCTACGTGAGCTTGGACAACAAACTGCTCTTCGCCACGGGCAGCACGGCCGTTGACGCCAAAGGCAAAGAGGCGCTCGTGAACCTGGCCAAGGCCATCGAGAACGAGAAAGACCTGAACGTGCTGGTGGAAGGCCACACCGACACGGACAAAGTGCTGGGCAGCGGGGGTGGCTACAAGGACAACTGGGACTTGAGCGTGCTGCGGGCCACCAGCGTGGTGCGCATCCTGCAGGAGAACAGCAAGATGGACCCGCTGCGCATCACTGCGGCTGGGCGCGGCGAATACATGCCGGTGGACCCTGCGGACAAGGCCAAGAACCGCCGCATTGAAGTGATCCTCGCCCCGGATCTGAAGGAGTTGTACAAGCTCGTAGGCGAACAATAG
- a CDS encoding STAS/SEC14 domain-containing protein translates to MPRTKTFERVETATAALTLREPWILELRYHDDAQFSPEDVMENMNAIEQMCDHRGPCCLLNIFPAGMKVQPPMMNDDYYRDQRDQQRIKAMAVVTDSMEMYTASKLYFMYHPQPFDARVFEEERDALEWLRGFCGQP, encoded by the coding sequence ATGCCCAGAACGAAGACCTTTGAACGCGTGGAGACCGCCACCGCTGCGCTCACTCTTAGAGAGCCTTGGATCCTTGAACTGCGGTACCATGATGATGCTCAGTTCTCCCCGGAGGACGTGATGGAGAACATGAACGCCATCGAGCAGATGTGCGATCACAGGGGTCCCTGCTGCCTGTTGAACATCTTCCCGGCCGGCATGAAGGTGCAGCCCCCCATGATGAACGACGACTACTACCGCGACCAACGGGACCAACAGCGTATAAAGGCCATGGCCGTGGTCACCGATAGCATGGAGATGTACACCGCCAGCAAGCTGTACTTCATGTACCACCCGCAACCCTTCGATGCACGGGTGTTCGAGGAGGAGCGTGATGCACTGGAGTGGCTCCGGGGCTTCTGCGGCCAGCCGTAG
- a CDS encoding polymer-forming cytoskeletal protein, protein MTKATEPVNTGKINSIMEGTSIEGEIKSDSNIRIDGRVKGTVNARGRVIVGQTGTIEGEIVCQSSDIEGTVIGKINCQDLLSLKATAKLQGDINTKKLAIEPGAVFTGNCAMSGGVVKEMDPMRLRTDAPAAARPEQTAQAAR, encoded by the coding sequence ATGACCAAGGCCACTGAACCGGTGAACACCGGCAAGATCAATTCCATCATGGAGGGCACCTCCATTGAAGGCGAGATCAAAAGCGATAGCAACATCCGCATCGATGGCCGCGTGAAGGGCACCGTGAATGCGCGTGGCCGCGTGATCGTGGGCCAGACCGGCACCATCGAGGGCGAGATCGTTTGCCAGAGCAGCGACATCGAGGGTACCGTCATCGGGAAGATCAACTGCCAGGACCTGTTGAGCCTGAAGGCAACGGCCAAGCTGCAGGGCGACATCAACACGAAGAAGCTGGCCATCGAGCCGGGGGCGGTCTTCACCGGCAATTGCGCCATGAGCGGCGGAGTGGTGAAGGAGATGGACCCCATGCGCCTGCGCACCGATGCCCCGGCCGCAGCACGCCCCGAGCAGACGGCCCAAGCCGCACGCTAA